In Paenarthrobacter sp. GOM3, a single window of DNA contains:
- the mpaD gene encoding daptide-type RiPP biosynthesis aminotransferase — protein sequence MTVTPILPTPRTQLPLWVPLTTQHDFAADSFTAVKADGVHVTFEDGRRRLCAKSGLWNANLGYGNQHIAANISAELQAASYLPLFRSAHRQAIDASTALLGLPKHAFHRVVFSTSGGAANDAVMKLARQYFVLEGQPERKLIVGLKGSYHGLTYGSQALSGDELGQAMYAVDQRNIRHIAFDDDGKELAQLMRREGHRIAAVIVEPVLGSGAEVVPLDLLEEVMKHRKQHGFLLVADEVATGFGRVSGWFASDEWPEQPDVIITSKGLTNGTSACAALLIGQKVTETFDKNEAVFVHGETQAGTPATCAAILGTIDEMRRLDFRTLNKDVSHGLDTLITELQDTKGVGNASGRGCMRGLKLLSNNGLPLSANGVLAVVKRIHHAGAIVQPGPGRIQLLPALVYTQKNFEELRIALKAGITTAHFDGVFA from the coding sequence ATGACCGTTACACCGATCCTCCCAACGCCACGTACACAGCTGCCGCTCTGGGTTCCGCTGACCACCCAGCATGATTTCGCTGCGGACAGCTTTACTGCAGTGAAGGCCGACGGCGTTCACGTCACCTTTGAGGACGGGCGGCGGAGATTGTGTGCCAAGAGCGGACTTTGGAACGCCAACCTGGGCTACGGCAATCAGCACATTGCCGCGAACATCAGTGCGGAACTCCAAGCAGCGTCGTATTTGCCGCTCTTCCGTTCGGCCCATCGCCAAGCCATTGATGCCTCCACAGCCCTCTTGGGCCTGCCAAAGCACGCCTTTCATCGTGTCGTGTTTTCCACCTCCGGCGGTGCTGCCAACGATGCCGTGATGAAGCTCGCCCGCCAGTACTTCGTCCTCGAGGGACAGCCCGAGCGGAAACTCATTGTCGGCCTCAAAGGCAGCTACCACGGGCTCACGTATGGAAGCCAGGCTCTGAGCGGCGACGAACTCGGGCAGGCCATGTACGCAGTGGATCAGAGGAACATCCGCCACATAGCGTTCGATGACGACGGCAAGGAGCTGGCCCAGCTGATGCGCCGTGAAGGCCACAGGATCGCGGCGGTCATCGTGGAACCGGTCCTTGGATCGGGCGCTGAAGTGGTGCCCCTGGACTTGCTCGAAGAAGTCATGAAGCACAGAAAGCAGCACGGCTTCCTTCTGGTGGCCGATGAGGTTGCCACCGGCTTCGGCAGGGTGAGCGGGTGGTTCGCGTCGGATGAGTGGCCGGAGCAGCCGGACGTCATCATCACGTCCAAAGGCCTGACTAACGGCACCAGCGCATGCGCCGCACTGCTCATCGGCCAAAAGGTCACCGAAACCTTTGACAAGAACGAGGCCGTCTTTGTCCACGGCGAGACCCAGGCAGGAACCCCGGCAACGTGCGCCGCGATCCTGGGCACTATCGACGAAATGCGGAGGCTCGACTTCAGGACTCTCAACAAAGACGTTTCACATGGCCTGGACACACTCATCACTGAACTCCAGGACACCAAGGGTGTGGGCAACGCCTCCGGCCGGGGCTGCATGCGGGGCCTCAAACTGCTGTCCAACAACGGGCTGCCCCTTTCAGCCAACGGTGTACTGGCGGTGGTGAAACGGATCCATCACGCCGGCGCCATTGTGCAGCCCGGGCCAGGGCGGATCCAGCTCCTGCCAGCCCTTGTTTATACGCAAAAGAACTTCGAGGAACTCAGGATCGCCCTCAAAGCGGGCATCACCACTGCCCACTTCGACGGGGTGTTCGCATGA
- the mpaB gene encoding daptide biosynthesis RiPP recognition protein: protein MKLSQQQSIAAATDQWITGIPGRIPGHVIFVENPEHTGYAKTLAAEGSTILVCNGDKDDQDLVTVTGSFDTAGEEILVDGTLSLEIQDYIAIPFVNLVGVTVVRITTKEDWQAFFDDADEARSSGHFVPQLTEVNAVLAERGLLAGTQKDSLLLSRLHIAWDGSVLSGPYGTKIGKVGDHLADLKIRAIMLRPESSVAAVYYPWDIQDSLAAKPWIPRYLAALDAWKFIPREDRSTTKLVGFGTSLYGAASSDNLPSPQAPFILKRGLDHALLDTKTGRLFKLGPDAAVIIEAVSNLRDVKAAAIRTAPQLKVSATIAERSARAVLARFEQLGIDIVGAN from the coding sequence TTGAAGCTGAGTCAGCAACAAAGCATTGCCGCCGCCACGGATCAGTGGATCACCGGCATTCCGGGCCGCATTCCAGGCCATGTCATCTTCGTGGAGAATCCCGAGCACACGGGTTACGCCAAGACCCTCGCCGCTGAAGGCTCCACCATCCTCGTCTGCAACGGCGACAAGGATGACCAGGACCTTGTCACAGTCACCGGATCGTTCGACACCGCTGGCGAGGAGATCCTGGTGGACGGCACACTCAGCCTCGAGATCCAGGATTACATAGCCATCCCGTTCGTGAACCTGGTTGGCGTGACCGTCGTCAGGATCACCACCAAAGAGGACTGGCAAGCCTTCTTCGACGATGCTGACGAAGCCCGCAGCTCGGGCCACTTCGTCCCGCAACTGACCGAGGTCAACGCGGTGCTGGCGGAACGCGGACTGTTGGCCGGGACCCAGAAGGACAGCCTCCTGCTGTCCAGGCTCCACATCGCCTGGGATGGATCCGTCCTCAGCGGACCATACGGAACCAAGATCGGCAAGGTGGGTGATCACCTGGCGGATCTCAAGATACGGGCCATCATGCTCCGCCCGGAGTCGTCCGTCGCCGCTGTCTACTACCCATGGGACATCCAGGATTCCTTGGCTGCCAAACCCTGGATACCCCGCTACTTGGCCGCCTTGGATGCGTGGAAGTTCATTCCCCGTGAGGACCGCTCCACCACCAAGCTGGTGGGATTCGGCACGAGCCTTTACGGCGCAGCGTCCAGCGATAACCTCCCGTCACCACAAGCTCCCTTCATCCTCAAAAGGGGCCTGGACCACGCCCTTTTGGACACGAAGACGGGCCGTCTCTTCAAGCTCGGACCGGACGCCGCAGTCATCATCGAAGCCGTCTCCAACCTGCGGGACGTCAAAGCTGCGGCCATCAGGACAGCACCTCAGCTCAAAGTGTCAGCCACAATCGCTGAACGATCCGCACGAGCTGTCCTGGCACGCTTTGAGCAGCTGGGCATCGACATCGTTGGTGCGAACTGA